From the Halorhabdus utahensis DSM 12940 genome, one window contains:
- the surE gene encoding 5'/3'-nucleotidase SurE, whose amino-acid sequence MNEEPTILLTNDDGIDSVGLGALYDALSTVGDVTAVAPAADRSAVGRSISTNVGVSDHELGYAIDGTPADCVVAGMEVLLDDVDIVVAGCNDGANLGAYVLGRSGTVSAAVEATFFDVPAIAVSMYVPVRDDDKWDPLTEEPGSYANATRAARYLVDRGLESGVFEQADYLNVNAPLAVEGNATAPMEITTPSRVYEMGAVENGEEIELHDRIWEWMAEGTIPDPDGTDRRAVVEDRISVSPLTAPHTTEHHETLDALAAEYEKTE is encoded by the coding sequence ATGAACGAGGAGCCGACGATCTTGCTGACGAACGACGACGGGATCGACAGCGTCGGACTGGGTGCGTTGTACGACGCCCTCTCGACGGTCGGTGACGTGACGGCCGTCGCGCCCGCCGCCGACCGGAGTGCAGTCGGGCGATCCATCTCGACGAACGTCGGCGTGAGCGACCACGAACTCGGGTACGCCATCGACGGTACACCGGCGGACTGTGTCGTCGCCGGGATGGAAGTCCTGCTCGACGATGTCGACATTGTCGTCGCCGGGTGTAACGACGGCGCGAACCTCGGTGCGTACGTCCTCGGCCGGTCCGGGACGGTCAGTGCCGCCGTCGAAGCCACCTTCTTCGACGTGCCGGCGATCGCCGTCTCGATGTACGTTCCGGTTCGCGACGACGACAAATGGGATCCACTCACGGAGGAGCCGGGCTCGTACGCGAACGCGACGCGAGCGGCGCGGTATCTTGTCGATCGAGGGCTCGAATCCGGTGTCTTCGAGCAGGCTGACTATCTGAACGTCAACGCGCCGCTTGCTGTCGAGGGGAACGCGACGGCACCGATGGAGATCACGACACCATCACGCGTCTACGAGATGGGTGCCGTCGAAAATGGGGAGGAGATCGAACTCCACGATCGGATCTGGGAGTGGATGGCCGAGGGGACCATTCCCGACCCGGACGGGACCGACCGACGAGCCGTCGTCGAGGATCGGATCAGCGTTTCGCCGCTGACGGCCCCACATACGACGGAACACCACGAAACACTCGACGCGTTGGCTGCGGAATACGAGAAGACCGAGTAG
- a CDS encoding DUF7512 family protein gives MIGLGSQAQILGAATLVGAVLIEAVVLYIGYGALSSVVAEPLVERIRTR, from the coding sequence ATGATCGGACTCGGATCGCAGGCCCAGATTCTCGGAGCGGCCACACTCGTGGGCGCTGTGTTAATCGAGGCGGTCGTCCTCTATATTGGGTATGGGGCACTGTCGAGTGTCGTCGCGGAACCGCTCGTCGAACGCATTCGTACACGCTAA
- a CDS encoding twin-arginine translocase TatA/TatE family subunit codes for MFETTILQLGIPGGPEVLLLLLLAVLLFGANKIPKLARSSGQAIGEFQKGREQVEQELEEIQSGSSLDEESDDEFGVSDTEASSDTETSTETN; via the coding sequence ATGTTCGAAACAACAATCTTGCAACTGGGCATCCCCGGCGGGCCGGAGGTACTCCTCCTCCTGCTCCTCGCAGTCCTCCTGTTCGGGGCGAACAAAATTCCGAAGCTTGCCCGGTCGAGTGGTCAGGCAATCGGCGAGTTCCAGAAAGGGCGTGAACAGGTCGAGCAAGAACTCGAAGAGATCCAGAGTGGCAGTTCCTTGGACGAGGAATCCGACGACGAATTCGGCGTTTCGGACACCGAAGCGAGTTCGGACACCGAAACGAGCACGGAAACCAACTGA
- a CDS encoding DUF5786 family protein encodes MGFGSYDESEQENQASGSDIDDSESVDVDATDHDGDVNFETNASQDELLDKLQDMKD; translated from the coding sequence ATGGGCTTTGGTAGCTACGATGAATCCGAGCAGGAGAATCAGGCCAGTGGATCGGACATCGACGACAGCGAGAGCGTCGACGTCGATGCGACCGACCACGACGGGGACGTCAACTTCGAAACCAACGCCTCACAGGACGAACTCCTGGACAAGCTCCAGGACATGAAAGACTAA
- a CDS encoding HD domain-containing protein: protein MTDATDAGGNEGSAGRIYDPEGAHAFPDERLNAVLEYVREDAEIQAYLSAQNVNPVTRKQYNDHGEKHITIVRNRALCLYDLLKEGGVTFNGAREQGLDESDEPVIVALAATLHDIGHVVHRDDHPYYSIPLAADLLDRILADLPFYDVAAAVRVKAEVLHAILCHDTAEKPLTVEAGVVRVADALDMESGRSRIPYEHGGRGINTVSSQAIEAVHLRTGDGVPVLVEIEMTNAAGVYQVDNLLKAKLHNSGLEERLRIVAINTREDTDRIVERIEL, encoded by the coding sequence ATGACAGATGCGACAGATGCAGGCGGGAACGAAGGCAGCGCGGGCCGGATATACGATCCTGAGGGAGCACACGCGTTTCCCGACGAGCGACTCAATGCGGTCCTGGAGTACGTGCGTGAAGATGCCGAAATCCAGGCGTATCTCTCGGCACAGAACGTCAATCCCGTCACGCGAAAGCAGTACAACGATCACGGCGAAAAGCACATCACCATCGTCCGCAATCGAGCGCTGTGCCTGTACGACTTATTAAAAGAGGGAGGGGTGACATTCAACGGCGCACGCGAACAGGGCCTCGATGAATCCGACGAACCCGTCATCGTCGCGCTGGCGGCAACCCTCCACGACATCGGTCACGTGGTCCACCGGGACGATCACCCCTACTATTCGATTCCGCTTGCAGCGGACTTACTGGACCGGATCCTTGCAGATCTACCCTTCTACGACGTCGCCGCGGCAGTCCGCGTCAAAGCCGAAGTCCTCCACGCGATTCTCTGTCACGACACGGCAGAGAAGCCGCTGACGGTCGAAGCCGGCGTCGTGCGGGTCGCTGACGCGCTGGATATGGAGAGTGGCCGCTCACGCATCCCATACGAACACGGTGGCCGGGGGATCAACACGGTCTCCAGTCAGGCGATCGAAGCAGTCCACCTCCGGACTGGCGATGGAGTCCCTGTCCTCGTCGAAATCGAGATGACCAATGCGGCCGGCGTCTATCAGGTCGACAACCTCCTGAAGGCCAAGTTGCACAACTCGGGGCTCGAAGAGCGTCTCCGCATCGTCGCCATCAACACCCGCGAGGACACCGATCGGATCGTCGAGCGTATCGAATTATAG
- a CDS encoding PAS domain S-box protein: MVETIRVLLVAGSVDAETAPATALERVADRLAVESVPDADAGVDALAASGYHCVVASDDIPDTTGIEFFEAVRADHPDLPFVLITDVDSPAAASEAISAGVTDYVRRPDGPDAYSELATRIVTAVEQRRQRPAGDPPPSLSTAAGGARLAELERTEARFEALTGQTTLGVLTIDEDSIIQYANDAITELSGYTPGELVGESLHTIMPERFHDEHTAAISRYLEAGQRQLDWDWIELPGRHRDGTEIPLGISFGETTIDGDHRFTGIVRDISERKEQERQREATVDLLQELYEITADTDRSFEQKVTRLLELGCEHLDLAYGFLSQIKPGSNGDLESGTQRIVYAHGDHALLQPGETCPLSEAYCRKTIQADDLLVIADAVEAGWESDPAYEVFELGSYVGGKVVANGELYGTFCFASSEPREQPFTDAEQTIVRLMSKWVGYELEHGLVTTELERQNERVDEFASVLAHDLRNPLNVAVGRLDLLRTECNSDQLDDVADALDRMDALIDDVLTLAQGGQTVTETGAVELSTIAAESWETVKTEGATLRTEGNVTLQAERSRLRQLLENFFRNSIDHVGEDVTITVGDVENGFFVADDGPGIPEEERADVFESGFTTAEDGTGFGLAIVREIVQAHDWTITVTESESGGARFEIMTGA; this comes from the coding sequence ATGGTCGAGACGATCCGCGTCCTCCTCGTTGCGGGCAGCGTGGACGCGGAAACCGCGCCGGCGACAGCTCTCGAACGTGTTGCCGATCGACTCGCCGTCGAGAGTGTGCCGGACGCCGATGCTGGAGTGGACGCTCTCGCCGCTTCCGGGTACCATTGTGTCGTCGCCAGCGACGACATCCCTGACACGACCGGAATCGAGTTCTTCGAGGCCGTCCGGGCGGACCATCCAGATCTCCCGTTCGTTTTGATCACTGATGTGGACTCCCCGGCCGCCGCCAGCGAGGCGATTTCCGCGGGCGTGACGGACTACGTACGGCGGCCCGATGGGCCGGACGCCTACAGCGAACTTGCAACGCGGATCGTCACCGCCGTCGAGCAGCGTCGACAACGACCAGCGGGCGATCCCCCACCTTCGCTCTCCACGGCTGCGGGCGGCGCGCGTCTGGCAGAACTCGAGCGCACGGAGGCCCGCTTCGAGGCGCTGACCGGGCAGACGACGCTTGGCGTCCTGACTATCGACGAGGATAGCATTATTCAGTATGCGAACGATGCGATCACAGAATTGTCCGGCTATACGCCAGGGGAACTGGTCGGCGAGTCACTCCATACCATTATGCCCGAACGGTTTCACGACGAGCATACGGCGGCGATCTCTCGGTATCTCGAAGCCGGCCAGCGCCAACTCGACTGGGACTGGATCGAACTGCCGGGTCGCCATCGCGACGGGACGGAAATCCCGCTGGGCATCTCCTTCGGCGAGACGACGATCGACGGCGACCATCGCTTTACCGGGATTGTCCGTGATATCTCCGAACGGAAGGAACAGGAGCGCCAGCGCGAGGCGACGGTCGATCTGCTCCAAGAACTCTACGAGATCACGGCCGACACCGACCGGTCGTTCGAACAGAAGGTAACCCGATTGCTCGAACTGGGGTGTGAACATTTGGATCTCGCGTATGGCTTTCTCTCCCAGATCAAACCGGGATCGAACGGTGATTTGGAGTCCGGAACACAGCGGATCGTCTATGCACACGGTGATCACGCGCTCCTCCAACCTGGAGAGACGTGTCCGCTCTCCGAGGCATACTGTCGCAAAACGATACAGGCCGACGATTTACTCGTGATCGCTGACGCCGTCGAAGCCGGGTGGGAAAGCGATCCAGCCTACGAGGTGTTCGAACTGGGTAGTTACGTTGGTGGGAAAGTCGTTGCGAACGGTGAACTGTATGGCACGTTTTGTTTTGCCTCGAGTGAGCCGCGCGAGCAACCGTTCACCGACGCCGAGCAGACCATCGTTCGATTGATGAGCAAGTGGGTTGGTTATGAACTCGAACACGGCCTGGTCACCACTGAACTCGAACGCCAGAACGAGCGCGTCGACGAGTTCGCCAGCGTCCTGGCCCACGACCTGCGAAACCCGTTAAACGTGGCGGTGGGACGTCTCGACCTGCTCCGGACGGAGTGTAACAGCGACCAGCTGGACGATGTCGCGGACGCCCTCGATCGGATGGACGCGCTGATCGACGATGTCCTGACGCTTGCACAGGGCGGCCAGACCGTCACCGAGACGGGAGCTGTTGAGCTATCGACGATCGCCGCGGAGTCCTGGGAGACCGTCAAGACGGAGGGGGCGACGCTTCGAACCGAGGGGAACGTAACTCTGCAGGCTGAACGGAGCCGGCTCCGACAGCTCCTTGAGAATTTCTTCCGCAATTCGATCGACCACGTCGGCGAGGACGTGACTATCACCGTCGGGGATGTCGAGAACGGGTTTTTCGTCGCGGACGACGGGCCGGGCATCCCAGAGGAGGAGCGCGCGGATGTCTTCGAGAGCGGTTTCACGACCGCCGAAGACGGCACCGGGTTCGGCCTCGCGATCGTCCGGGAGATCGTCCAGGCCCACGACTGGACGATCACGGTCACCGAGAGCGAGTCCGGCGGTGCCCGTTTCGAGATCATGACCGGGGCGTGA
- a CDS encoding universal stress protein — protein sequence MKAVYATDLSEASEATIANETCLKCLGRIGVEEFHLVTVVPSNVHSGMPGMNFEERRQSALDRYRQTFEDAGFGVETHVVRGTPHRRINGIAGSVGASLTIVGSRGSSPLENRFIGSTARNLARTSVTPLLVNRIQRATDDPAVLQEHLFQRMLYATDFSENAREAFEAFSYLRHAAEEATLVHVQTPADPEPGDDPRDRLEELADQLQDWDIETRIAVRDGDPVEEILAAEGEYDPTTTLVGSRGHSRLRRLLLGSVSEDIVAKADGNVLVVPPKRVA from the coding sequence ATGAAAGCCGTTTACGCGACAGATCTCTCGGAGGCGAGCGAAGCCACGATCGCCAACGAGACGTGCCTCAAATGTTTAGGGCGGATCGGCGTCGAGGAGTTCCACCTCGTTACGGTCGTCCCATCGAACGTCCACTCTGGGATGCCCGGAATGAACTTCGAGGAGCGCCGACAGAGCGCCCTCGATCGGTATCGACAGACCTTCGAGGATGCTGGTTTCGGCGTCGAAACACATGTCGTTCGCGGAACGCCACATCGTCGTATCAACGGGATCGCGGGGTCGGTCGGCGCAAGTCTCACGATCGTCGGGTCACGGGGATCGAGCCCGCTGGAAAACCGGTTCATCGGCTCGACGGCAAGAAACCTCGCGCGGACGTCGGTGACGCCGCTGCTCGTCAACCGGATCCAGCGGGCGACGGACGACCCTGCCGTTCTCCAGGAGCATCTCTTCCAGCGGATGCTGTACGCGACTGACTTCTCGGAGAACGCCAGGGAGGCCTTCGAGGCGTTCTCGTATCTCCGGCATGCGGCCGAAGAAGCGACGCTGGTCCACGTCCAGACACCCGCCGATCCGGAGCCGGGCGACGACCCTCGCGACCGGCTCGAAGAACTGGCCGACCAACTCCAGGACTGGGACATCGAGACGCGGATTGCGGTTCGGGATGGCGACCCAGTCGAGGAGATCCTCGCCGCCGAAGGGGAATACGACCCGACGACGACGCTGGTCGGCTCGCGCGGCCACAGTCGGCTCCGGCGACTCCTGCTCGGGAGCGTCTCCGAGGATATCGTGGCAAAGGCAGACGGCAACGTATTGGTCGTGCCGCCAAAGCGCGTGGCTTGA
- a CDS encoding redoxin domain-containing protein codes for MVTEGDSAPDFTAPLANGDVDSFTLSEHLDEAPIVLAFFPGAFTSVCSHEMTAFRDRIEEVSEAGATLYGISVDSPFALNEFRDKLELPFDLISDAEKEIVEAYDLAMDFDDLGVYDVAKRSVFVVNGDGEITYAWVSDDPGVEPDYDEVIEAATDAA; via the coding sequence ATGGTAACCGAAGGCGACTCCGCACCGGACTTCACCGCACCACTCGCAAACGGCGACGTCGACTCGTTCACCCTCTCGGAGCATCTCGATGAAGCACCGATCGTCCTTGCGTTCTTCCCTGGCGCGTTCACGAGCGTCTGCAGCCACGAGATGACTGCGTTCCGCGATCGGATCGAGGAGGTCAGCGAAGCCGGCGCGACGCTGTACGGGATCAGCGTCGACTCGCCGTTCGCGCTCAACGAGTTCCGCGACAAACTCGAACTCCCCTTCGACCTGATCAGCGACGCCGAGAAGGAGATCGTCGAGGCCTACGACCTCGCGATGGACTTCGACGACCTCGGCGTCTACGACGTGGCCAAGCGTTCGGTGTTCGTCGTCAACGGTGACGGCGAAATCACCTATGCGTGGGTCAGCGACGACCCCGGCGTCGAACCGGACTACGACGAAGTGATCGAAGCCGCAACCGACGCAGCCTGA
- a CDS encoding YeeE/YedE family protein, which translates to MAGANGPNDGRHPLFMPVILVGGLLFGFGLAASQMAKPEVVLDFLQLTDLGLLFVMFGAAIVSGLAFAVIPRLRDRAPLTGDTYSRRLKSFDRNVLVGGAIFGVGWGISGVCPGSAYASVGIGNWPILIAIAGMFIGAYLQGVWRSRTN; encoded by the coding sequence ATGGCGGGCGCGAACGGGCCCAACGACGGTCGGCATCCGCTGTTCATGCCCGTGATTCTGGTCGGTGGCCTCCTCTTCGGATTCGGCCTCGCTGCGAGTCAGATGGCCAAGCCGGAGGTCGTGCTGGACTTCCTACAACTCACCGACCTCGGCTTGCTGTTCGTGATGTTCGGCGCGGCTATCGTTTCCGGACTCGCCTTCGCGGTGATTCCACGCCTTCGCGACCGTGCGCCGCTGACCGGCGACACCTACAGTCGCCGGCTGAAGTCCTTCGACCGGAACGTCCTGGTCGGCGGGGCGATCTTCGGCGTCGGCTGGGGGATCTCCGGGGTCTGTCCGGGCTCGGCCTACGCGAGCGTCGGGATCGGCAACTGGCCGATCCTGATCGCCATCGCCGGGATGTTCATCGGCGCGTACCTCCAGGGCGTCTGGCGATCACGAACGAACTGA
- a CDS encoding cryptochrome/photolyase family protein codes for MTVWVLGDQLTREHGPVAERPDEPVLLIEAHAFAERLPYHPQKLTLVFSAMRHFRDELRDAGRDVHYHQVETFGDGLDAHFDDTPADDLRMMCPAGGDADRLRSLVEERGGSLEIVENSLFCCSRKLFDDWAADRTGDNYRHEDFYRHIRRETGYLMDDDEPVGGEWNYDEDNRETPPDDWTPPGPPTFERDEITRDVDSWVADRFDGSYDEAPYGGSWADPEAFRWPVTRQQALSALEDFCTDRLATFGSYQDAMQRDSWAMSHSLLSSSLNLGLLDPREVIERAIDTFERGDAPLNSVEGFVRQVLGWREFMRHVYRRERDELGAANQLNATEPLPDFFWTGETDMACLADVIEGVRRRGYSHHIERLMVLSNFGTTFGIEPRALNRWFHAAYVDAFHWVTTPNVVGMGTFASDVLSTKPYAATSNYVDRMSDYCGDCRYYKTKTTGENACPLNALYWDFLGRNEDQIRSNHRMGLVYSHWDDKDEEERDAISDRAAAIRQAARDGDL; via the coding sequence GTGACCGTCTGGGTGCTTGGCGATCAACTCACTCGCGAACACGGCCCCGTCGCCGAACGGCCGGACGAGCCAGTCTTGCTGATCGAAGCCCACGCCTTCGCCGAGCGCCTCCCGTACCACCCCCAGAAGCTCACGCTCGTGTTCAGCGCGATGCGACACTTCCGAGACGAACTCCGGGACGCGGGTCGAGATGTCCACTACCACCAGGTCGAGACGTTTGGCGACGGCCTCGACGCCCACTTCGACGACACCCCCGCCGACGACCTGAGGATGATGTGTCCGGCAGGCGGCGACGCAGACAGGCTCCGATCTCTCGTCGAGGAACGCGGGGGATCCCTCGAAATCGTCGAGAACTCCCTGTTTTGCTGTTCGCGGAAACTGTTCGACGACTGGGCAGCCGATCGTACAGGCGACAACTACCGCCATGAGGACTTCTACCGACACATACGCCGGGAGACCGGGTATTTGATGGACGACGACGAACCCGTGGGTGGCGAGTGGAACTACGACGAGGACAACCGTGAGACGCCGCCCGACGACTGGACGCCTCCGGGACCCCCGACGTTCGAGCGCGACGAGATAACTCGCGACGTGGATTCGTGGGTGGCCGACCGCTTCGACGGCAGCTACGATGAAGCGCCCTACGGCGGGTCCTGGGCCGATCCGGAGGCGTTTCGGTGGCCGGTGACGCGGCAGCAGGCCCTCTCAGCACTCGAGGACTTCTGTACGGATCGTCTCGCAACGTTCGGTTCGTATCAGGATGCCATGCAGCGCGACTCGTGGGCGATGAGTCACTCGCTGCTGTCGAGTAGCCTGAATCTGGGGCTGTTGGACCCTCGCGAGGTAATCGAGCGGGCGATCGATACCTTCGAGCGCGGCGACGCACCGCTCAACAGCGTCGAGGGATTCGTCCGGCAGGTGCTTGGCTGGCGGGAGTTCATGCGTCACGTCTATCGGCGAGAGCGCGACGAGTTAGGAGCGGCAAATCAGTTGAACGCGACCGAACCGCTCCCCGACTTTTTCTGGACCGGGGAGACTGACATGGCGTGTTTGGCTGACGTGATCGAGGGTGTCCGCCGTCGCGGGTATTCCCATCACATTGAGCGCCTGATGGTCCTCTCGAACTTCGGCACGACGTTCGGGATCGAGCCACGGGCACTCAATCGCTGGTTCCACGCCGCCTACGTCGATGCGTTTCACTGGGTGACGACGCCGAACGTCGTCGGGATGGGAACGTTTGCCAGCGATGTCCTCTCGACCAAACCGTATGCAGCCACCAGCAACTACGTCGATCGAATGAGCGACTACTGCGGTGACTGTCGGTATTACAAGACAAAGACGACCGGCGAGAACGCCTGTCCGCTGAACGCACTCTACTGGGACTTTCTGGGGCGCAACGAGGACCAGATCCGGTCGAATCACCGGATGGGACTGGTCTATAGCCACTGGGATGACAAGGACGAGGAGGAGCGCGATGCGATCAGCGACCGAGCGGCGGCGATTCGACAGGCGGCGCGTGATGGAGACCTGTGA
- a CDS encoding inorganic phosphate transporter yields MEPATIALFGVATVSSLGMAWVIGAGSSGATPFAPAVGANAISTLRAALVVGVLGFLGAVTQGGNVSEAVGSGLIKGVSLPPTGVIAVLLIGAGLMAIGIKTGYPIATAFTVTGAVIGVGLAMGGDPAWAKYGEIGALWVLTPIGGGAVAFGIARTLPRPDVPEDVSVPILAALVGAVVVNLEFAFLGSVGGTIATAGGRVMPAGRSLSVPLVTALAAVASALVVRWDIARDLTGGLRRFLLALGSLVAFSAGASQVGLAVGPLVPLFEGQSMVPTFAILLGGGFGMLVGSWTGAPRMITALSQEYASLGPRRSIATLVPSFLIAQIAVLLGVPVSFNEIIVSGIVGSGLAVGGADVSRRKLVVTVLAWIGSLAVALGLGYGVATLFVAR; encoded by the coding sequence ATGGAACCTGCCACGATAGCGCTGTTCGGCGTCGCGACCGTCTCGAGTCTCGGTATGGCCTGGGTGATCGGGGCCGGCTCGAGCGGCGCGACGCCCTTTGCGCCCGCCGTGGGTGCCAACGCTATCTCGACACTCCGGGCGGCCCTCGTCGTTGGCGTCCTCGGATTTCTCGGGGCGGTGACCCAGGGCGGCAACGTCTCCGAGGCCGTCGGCAGTGGACTTATCAAGGGCGTCAGCCTCCCGCCGACGGGCGTCATCGCAGTCCTGTTGATCGGCGCAGGGCTGATGGCGATCGGGATCAAGACCGGCTACCCGATCGCGACGGCCTTCACCGTGACCGGCGCGGTGATCGGCGTCGGCCTCGCGATGGGGGGCGATCCGGCCTGGGCGAAATATGGGGAAATTGGCGCGCTGTGGGTCCTGACGCCGATCGGCGGCGGGGCGGTCGCCTTCGGGATCGCACGGACGCTCCCACGTCCGGACGTGCCCGAAGACGTGAGCGTGCCCATCCTGGCCGCGCTCGTCGGCGCAGTGGTCGTCAATCTGGAGTTCGCCTTCCTCGGCAGTGTCGGCGGGACGATCGCGACTGCGGGCGGGCGCGTGATGCCAGCCGGTCGCAGCCTCTCTGTCCCGCTCGTCACGGCGCTCGCCGCCGTCGCGAGTGCACTCGTCGTCCGATGGGATATTGCCCGCGACCTGACCGGCGGACTCCGGCGATTCCTGCTCGCGCTCGGCTCGCTCGTGGCGTTCTCGGCCGGCGCAAGTCAGGTCGGCCTGGCCGTCGGGCCGCTGGTTCCCCTGTTCGAGGGACAGTCGATGGTCCCGACGTTCGCCATCCTGCTGGGCGGCGGGTTCGGCATGCTCGTCGGGTCCTGGACCGGCGCGCCCCGGATGATCACCGCCCTCTCCCAGGAGTACGCCTCGCTGGGTCCACGGCGCTCGATCGCGACGCTTGTCCCCTCCTTTTTGATCGCCCAAATCGCTGTCCTGCTCGGCGTTCCGGTCTCGTTCAACGAGATCATCGTCAGCGGCATCGTTGGCAGCGGCCTGGCCGTCGGCGGAGCCGACGTCAGCCGCCGAAAACTTGTGGTGACCGTCCTTGCGTGGATCGGCTCGCTCGCGGTGGCGCTTGGACTCGGATACGGTGTCGCGACACTGTTCGTGGCGAGATGA
- a CDS encoding CopG family ribbon-helix-helix protein: MSVVSVSMPEELLERIDQFAEDHGYTGRSEVFREASRNLLNEFEDQSLEGRALMGVVTVVFEYETTNVEEKMMRLRHDHEELVASNFHSHVGGRHCMELFVLEGTLEAISTFVGKIRATKDTLTIDYSVHPVDDFGALADIS; the protein is encoded by the coding sequence ATGAGTGTTGTCAGTGTCTCGATGCCCGAGGAGTTGCTCGAACGGATCGATCAGTTCGCGGAAGATCATGGCTATACCGGTCGGAGCGAAGTGTTCCGGGAAGCGAGTCGGAATCTCCTCAATGAGTTCGAAGATCAATCCCTCGAGGGACGAGCGTTGATGGGCGTCGTGACTGTGGTCTTCGAATACGAGACGACGAACGTCGAAGAGAAGATGATGCGACTCCGCCACGACCACGAAGAACTGGTCGCCTCGAATTTCCACAGCCACGTGGGTGGCCGTCACTGTATGGAGCTGTTCGTCCTCGAAGGCACGCTAGAAGCTATTTCGACGTTCGTCGGGAAGATCCGTGCCACGAAGGATACGCTCACGATCGATTACTCGGTCCACCCCGTCGACGATTTCGGGGCGCTGGCCGACATCTCATGA
- a CDS encoding sulfite exporter TauE/SafE family protein, which translates to MELFGLAASMLVLFVGFGFMVGVLFGFFGMGGSFLVTPALMIMGFETTTAVGSGMAFVFGTAVIATLKHRDLGQVDYKLGGLMIVGTTAGIEVGRIGLYFLQDRGLAGLIVGVTYVVLLGGVGLFVTRNALRDDGDESDVDHHDAEAEIDPDEIPDIAKKIQSYTIPPMMTIGGGIKVSLWMVLGVAFATGLLSGFLGVGGGFIRMPAMFYLIGVPVPIAVGTDLFEIVFSGGLGSFLYGLEGAVDLSIVAPLLAGSALGARIGSTATSLVDESEIKIYFGLMLLGGAVAVALRQLGNAYGIGELKLVSFALIMLSALAVGGAVIYSAVSAIRVDAESTEVAPAD; encoded by the coding sequence ATGGAACTGTTCGGACTCGCCGCGAGCATGCTCGTGCTGTTCGTCGGCTTTGGCTTCATGGTCGGCGTACTGTTCGGCTTCTTCGGAATGGGCGGCTCCTTCCTCGTGACGCCCGCGCTGATGATCATGGGCTTCGAGACGACCACGGCCGTCGGGAGCGGGATGGCCTTCGTCTTCGGGACGGCCGTCATCGCGACGCTCAAGCACCGTGATCTCGGCCAGGTCGACTACAAACTCGGCGGGCTCATGATCGTCGGGACGACCGCGGGGATCGAAGTCGGACGGATCGGGCTCTATTTCCTCCAGGACCGGGGGCTGGCCGGTCTGATCGTCGGCGTCACGTATGTCGTCCTGTTGGGTGGGGTCGGCCTGTTCGTCACCCGGAACGCGCTCCGTGACGACGGCGACGAGAGCGACGTCGACCACCACGACGCCGAGGCGGAGATCGACCCGGACGAGATTCCGGATATCGCGAAGAAGATTCAGTCCTACACCATTCCGCCGATGATGACCATCGGTGGCGGGATCAAGGTCTCACTGTGGATGGTACTCGGCGTCGCCTTCGCGACCGGGCTCCTCTCCGGATTCCTCGGCGTCGGCGGTGGCTTCATCCGGATGCCCGCGATGTTCTACCTGATCGGCGTGCCCGTCCCGATCGCAGTGGGCACAGATCTCTTCGAGATCGTATTCTCCGGTGGCCTCGGTTCGTTCCTGTACGGGCTGGAGGGTGCCGTCGACCTCTCGATCGTCGCGCCGCTGCTGGCCGGGAGCGCGCTCGGCGCGCGGATCGGCTCGACGGCCACCAGCCTGGTCGATGAGAGCGAAATCAAGATCTACTTCGGGCTGATGTTGCTCGGGGGAGCGGTGGCCGTTGCCCTCCGCCAACTGGGCAACGCCTACGGAATCGGCGAGCTCAAGCTGGTCAGTTTCGCCCTGATCATGCTCTCGGCCCTGGCAGTCGGCGGTGCCGTCATCTACAGTGCCGTCAGTGCGATCCGGGTGGACGCGGAGTCGACTGAGGTCGCCCCGGCGGATTGA